In the genome of Propionispora vibrioides, the window TCGAAGGATTTCTAGTATTCTCACTGGTTCCTCACACCTCATAAATTTCTCCCCTAGCAATGGTCTTTTAGACCATTGTAGAGGGTTTCTTCACGAGGTGGCACCAGTTATTTGGCCGAATGTGCTCGGATTGGTTGGCCGAATAGCTCCGGATTCACTGGCCGAATGTGGCCGGAATCGTTGGTCGAATCACACCGGAATATGCACTAAAACAGGGGTAATTGATTAAAAAAGGAGTTTTATCATGGCCGTAAGTTTAATGGGAAATAATCGACGTTTGACTGCATCAAGTGATAATAGGAATGTTTTAGTCACTATTGACGACCGCTTAATTCGCCCAAATGGACGGGCCTCATATTCAATTGATCATTTTCAGCAAAATATTGTTCAGATGAATATTAATCTATTTAGCTTAGTCTATTTAATAGGAACAGTACAAGTTAGGCGGCTAAGCCCATCAAACAGAGATAAGTTCTACGATTTTGAATATATACTTAGTTATTTAAAAAGGGACCCAGAATTAAAGGTAGAGATTTCATTGATCCGAACCGAGCGGGGAAGTGAGGTATTAAGACAGGCATCTGAAGACTTAGGGGTTGGCCTTGCGGCCATAGTTGCAGATCAGCTTTATGGAATAAGGCTTAACACTTTACGAAGAATTCTTACTTCAGGCTTAAGGCCAGATTTTACTTGTTTTACACATAACAATGAAGAATTAGTGATTGAATCTAAGGGAACCTGTACCCATATTGATGAGGCAACTATACAACACGCCCAAGAGCAAAAAGGAACAGCAAATTGCAACATCTCCATAGTATCAATTTCGAGATTTCAAGAAAATACAATCTCTGAGGTTGAGTTCCTTGATCCACCAACAAACGATGCGTGTGATAATTTAGAGACGAGGATACGTATAGCCATGGCAGAGCACTATGCGTCTGTATTTTCTCTTATTGGACAAGCAGAGTTAAGTCGTTACTTTTTGCATATGAAAAATAGACTATTATATGATACTCAGTTTCCTGAATTTGAGGAAAAGACGTACCTTTTTACAAAGATAAAAAATCGTTATACTAAGCTCAATATACAAAACAAAATATACTACGGACGAATTGAGCAAATCGATAAGGAACTGCATAGATTCTCCGGTATTGATGAACGATTATTAACTATAAACGAGTTCTGGTCCTTTGAAGAATATAGAGAGGATACTGAGTTTGTCGAAGATAATAACACATACTATATTTTCAGGGATGGCTTGTGCATTATAGACATAAAGAATTTACGCCCTTTTAAGAAGAAAGTAAAAGGGAGAATAAAAAATATACAGGAAAGTACAAAAATCACCGATGTTGACCATATGAATATAATTAACTTTGAAAACTATATAAAATATGTATTTAGTATAAATGGGTGGGACGTTGAGCATGGCAATGAGAACTTTGATTTGGGTTGGGATCTAATAGTAAAAAAGGCAGATAAAAAATACGGGGTAGAACTTAAGCTAGCTTCAAAGCCCCAAAGGGAATTCTCATTTGATGCTGTGATAAAACCAAGAAAGGGAACATTTAACAAATTAATTCTAATTACAAACCGAGAATTAAAAAATTATGTGAAATTCCGTAATATTGATAATATAGTAATAATCGATCGGCCAATACTAAGACAAATTATTGAGGACTCTACTTATTTAAGTAGAATCATCTAGTAAAAGTAATATCTAGTTAGTCAACGTTTGAGCTTTGGCATTGAGTATATACTTTTATAAATAATTATTTTTATTGGTAAAGCCTTCTATCTAAAGTAAAGGTTACAAAATATGAACAGAAAGCTACATATTCATTTTAATTTTTCAGAAAAATATTGAGAATGGTTAAGGGGGAGGTGCAACTATGAGCAATAATAATTATTTGCGTGAAGAAGAACAATTTAAAGAAATTCTTAATAATGAAGAAATAAGCAAAATAAAAGATCCAGAGCTTAGAAATATTCGATCAAAATATTGGGGTTTAAGGCATCAAGCCTTTTTAAATGAACACAAAATACCAGACAGAATGCTCGGGACGGAACTTGATAAAATCAAAGCAGAAGAGATGAAAGAGCTTAATGAATATAGACAACGTAATAATAAAAATTAAAAATATCTTTTAACACTTAATATAGGATTTAGGGGTTTCTCCTAGGTGCTTTGACCTTCAAACCACAATGCATATAGGTGAATCTAAACATTAGGTGTTTTCTTTTCAACCATTATGTTAACTCGATGCACGTGGAGTGTGTAGCAAGGAATTAAATATTTCAGAAGCTTCACAAAGGTGGATTTGCAAGGTACTGATCACCATGTCGAACTTTTGTCCAATACGAACGAGTAATCGATTTGACGTGAGAGGGAATGCATTATTCGAATTTTTGGTTTGAATTTTAATAAATTTGGTTAAAAAGAGATAAGATCAACCCTTCATAAAGGTTGATCTTATCTCTTTTTTAGTATTTCTGAAAGTTATTTATTCCTTTTCGGATTATTACTTAACCCAGCTAAATAATCCAACGAAACACCATAATACTCTGCTAATGCAGTAGCGACATCAAAAGAAGGGACTCGTTCACCCTTTTCCCAATAGCTTACTGTTTGTTTGGTAACTTTAAATTTTGTTCCTGCTTGTTCAAGCGTCAAGTTGTTTGATAGCCGAAGACTTTTTAGCCTTTGCCCTAAAATTTCTCGTGAAAGCATAAAAATACTCCTTGACAGTCAACTGGATGTTGACTAAAATAGAAACTGTAAGTCAACTGTGAGTTGACAGAGCTAATTATTAAAAGGAGGTGATGCCAATCAAACCCGCAATCCCAAAACATGAAAGCGAGGTGAGCAAACACACAAAGCAGTATCATCAGCCGGCAAGCAGGATACTGCCTGGTTCGTTGTGCCCAAAAGGAGGCACAAAAGTACAAAAACACATTCTCATTATAACCTACCTACCAAATTTCGTAAACTATTCTGTCATATTCTCTCAGCATGCTTTGCACTTGTTCGTTCGTAAATCCATTCCTGATATAAAGGAGGAATTTCCATGGATTTTTTAGTAGCCACCGGCGAGAGCTTTATCAAGCTCATCAACACCGGTGGAGAAACACTAGTCGGCATGATCACCGGTATTTTACCGGCGGCGTTAATTGCCCTAACCATTATGAACACCATCATTGCCTTAGTTGGCCAGGACCGGATTGAGGGACTGGCCCAGCGGCTGGCCGGGAAACGGATTCTGGTCCGTTATTTATTCCTGCCGTACCTGTCGGCGTTTTTCTTTTCCAATCCCACCGCCTTTCTGATGGGGCGGTTTCTGCCGGAGCGATATAAGCCCGGTTACTATGAGGCGGTGAACTGCAGTACCATGGCGCCGCTGATGTGCTTCTTTCCCCATGTCAATCCGGCGGAACTCTACGCCTGGCTGGGTGTGGCCGACGGGGTAATGAAGCTGGGCTTACCCATCGGGCCATTGGCTGTCAGCGTCTTTTTCCTGGCCATGTTTACAACGACTTTGAAAGCCTTTGTCGTGGAAAAGATCGCCCATGCTTTAGCTAGGAAGAAGGGCCTCGACTGGGACAAGCTGGAGGCCCGGAAGTTAGGTGGGGCAATTGAGGAACCTTTGCTGTAAAGGGAACATAAAACAATAGAGGGGGTTCAAACTGTGAATCAACCAATTGTAGCTATTTCTCCCGGCCCGCGGGGCTGGGGTGTACCCCTGGAAGTTCAGCTGCAGGACAAGCGCCGCAAGATTGTCTGCATTACCGGCGGCGGGATTCATCCGGTCGCCCAGCGGATTGCCGAACTGTCCGGTGGGGAGGCGGTGGATGGGTTTAGCACCATTGTACCGGACGCTGAGACCGCCTGCGTGGTGGTCAACTGCGGCGGTACGTTGCGCTTAGGGATTTTCCCGAAGAAAGGCCTGAAAACGGTGAATATCAATCCGGTCAGCCCGTCGGGACCGTTTGCTGCCTATATTAAGCCCGGTATCTATGTATCGGCGGTCGGACTGGACCAGATACAAATCAAGAAGGAGGAAACCCCATGAGCCAGAACTTCATTTTATCTCTCTCGTCCGTGATTGGCCGGGTGGTCAGCACCTTCGTCCAGGCCGGACGGGAATCGGTGAAACTCATGCTTAGTACGGTACTACCATTCATGGTCTTCGTTAGCGCTATTGTCGGCATCATCATGGGCAGCGGTCTCGGCCAACGCATTGCCGACGGACTGGCCGCCTTGGCCGGAAATCCCTGGGGACTGTTAGCCTTGGGCATGGTATCGGCCATTCCGGTTCTGTCGCCGATCTTAGGACCGGGAGCGGTCATTCCGCAGACTATCGGTGTCTTAGTGGGCACCTTGATCGCCAGCGGCAAGATTCCGCCGCATCTGGCGCTACCGGCACTGTTTGCCATTCACCAGCCGGTGGGAGCCGACTTTATTCCCGTAGGCTTAAGCTTAACCGAGGCGGAACCGGAGACCGCCGAAGTCGGTGTCCCGGCAGTGCTCTATGCCAAGTTTTTGGTGGCGCCAATTGAAGTAGGGGCCGCTTTAGCGGTTAGCTTCTTTATCTATCAGTAGGAGGGAAGAGGATGGATATCTATCGTACTGTGATTGGGTCTATTGGTCCTTACGCTTTGGACTTTCTCGAAACCGACGTACTGATTACCTTTTACCCCCAGGCTCCGGATGGGTTAAAGGACTACTGCCTGATTCTGACTCCAGCGGACTTAGCAGCCGACATTCAAATAGGGGATTATCTGGTATTGGGTGAGAAGCGGTATTTCATTACCGCCGTAGGTCCTGTCGCCAGTGAAAACCTGCGCAATCTGGGGCATATCTCGCTGCGCTTTGACGGGGCCATTACCACTCCCTGGGCTGGGAGCATCCATCTGGCGGGTGGCAAACCTAGGGCAGCGAATGTAGGCGAGACATTGGCTATTGAGCGGGAAGCGTAGGGGAGGGCAGCGGCATGAACAGCCTAAGCCTGGAAGCCCTGCTGGTCTATCTCTTTATCCTCATCCTGTTGCAAGGACTGCTTGGTATCTACCAACTGAAAAAGATCACCCGGACGCTGGGGCGTCTGCAGAGAATGGGTATTTGTGGCTGTGGCAGTGCCCGGCACTGGACGGGGTGGCGGGTATACTATCTCATCCTGGCCGACTCCACCGGACGTATCCGCAGTGCCTACCGCCTAAAGGGTATCAGTCTCGGTACCGCTTTTATACCGGATAAGAAGTTTACCTTTAGTGAAATTTCCGAACTGCTGGCCGACTATGGACAGCGGAAAAAATTAACCCTCCAAGAGACCGCCCAGCTTCGCGCCGCCGAAGAGGTTCATCGGAAGCTGGCAGCGCTGCCAGTCGCTAGGGCGATCTAACATCAGAATAAAGGAGACAACGATAAATATCATGAACCAGGAGAAATATCCGGTCACCTATGGCCGGAATCTGTTAACCACCTTAACTGATAGTAAAGAAAACTGGCTGATTGTCACTGATCCGGTTATCTGGGAAAAGCTGAAAGGGCAGGTTAAGCAAGATGCGATTCAGCTCTATTTCGTCACTACTATGGAGAAAAAGGTCATGGACGAAGAAGTCAAAACCTTATCGGGTTTTACGCAGGTGCTGGGCCTGGGCGGCGGCATGGCTGCCGACGCGGCCAAACTGTGGGCCACGGCTCATCAGGTGCCCTTATATCAGATGCCGACCGCCTTATCGGTTAACGCCTTTCTTTGCTACAAGACGGCGGTCCGCTATGACCATGTAGTTAAATATGAAGGCGATATTCTGCCGAAAGAGATATTGATTGATTTCGATATCCTGGAGCAGGCGCCCCGCCATTTAAACCTGTCCGGTGTTGGCGATCTGTTGAGCTGCCTGACGGCCAGCTACGACTGGAAGATCAATGCCCTGATTACCAAATCCCATGCCTTTGATCAGCGGATCTATGACGAGACACAAGACATGCTGGCCTTGTTAGCCGAGTATATGGGCGATATTGTGAAGAACAAAGAACCGGGCCTGCGCTATATCGTCCGGGCCTATAAAGGCATCGCCGAACACAGCTACCGGATGCGGCATACCATGTGGGAAGACGGTTCGGAGCACAATGTCTTTATGAACCTGGAACGGATCACCGGCAAACAGTTCCTGCATGGACAGTGCGTTTGTCTGGGCGTCTACTTTATGTCGGCTTTTCAGGATAACCAGCATGAGCGGGCGGTGTCGCTGATTCAGCGGTCGGAAATTGATATTAGGCCCCAGGCGCTGCAGGTGACGATCGACGATATCCGGCAGGCTCTACTCACGTTGAACGAGTTTGTCCGGGCGCAGAATATTCGCTATTCGATCTGCAATGCCAAAGAGGTTACCGCGGAGTGGGTAGAGGAGATCTTAGCGAAATATCAGCGGGATTTTCGGATAAGTTAGGCTATTAAATTACAAGATCATTAACCAATACATCACCGGGCAGGCGTCTGCCTGCCCGGTATAAGGAGGGACTACCGTTAGTGAAGATCATCGTAACCGATTCGTATGAAGCATCCTGCCGGGAAGCGGCTAATCAACTGCTGAGCGTTGTTAAAGACAATCCGCAAGCTTGTTTGGGTTTAGCGACCGGCGGGACGGCGCAAGGAGTGTATCCGTATTTGGTGGAGGCGTATAAGCAGCAGGTGGTGAGCTTTAAAGAAATCCGGACGGTTAACCTGGATGAATATATCGGTTTAAAGCCGGATCATCCGCAGAGCTACCGCCATTACATGGATACATATTTATTTGATCATATTGATATCAATCCACTAAACACTTATATCCCTTCCGGCAGCCAATTGCTGCAGCCGGAGATCACCAACTTTAGCCGTATCCTGGAGATCTGGCCCAGAGATGTGCAGCTATTAGGTGTCGGGGTGAATGGACATATTGGGTTTAACGAGCCGGGGGAAGTGCTGCAGGCCGGGGTGCATGTGGCTACGCTGGATGCGGCTACCATACAGGCCAATGCCCGATTCTTTGCCAGCGAAGACGAGGTGCCGAGGACGGCCATTACCATGGGGGTTGGCGATATCCTGCAGGTCGGCAAGATTGTATTGCTGGCCACCGGCAGCCAGAAGGCCGCTGTGTTGCAGAAGCTGCTAACCGGGGATGATGTCACTACGCAAGTTCCCTGCACGCTCTTAAAGCTGCACCGGGATGTGACGGTGATCCTGGATAAGGAGCTGGCCTGGCAGGTAGGGGTAAGTAGCTGATTAGTTGATTAACCAAGGAAAACGGAGCTTTGGCAAGTCTCTTGTCTTATGAAAAGTATGACTAAGCAGCAAGAAAGAGACGGCGTGTGGTCTGAGATAGAAAAGACCGCACGCCGTCTCTTTCCTGCAGGAGGTAACCCATTTGCGAAAGAATCTTGACAGTATTTTGTCTCCGCGTGTTTCAAATCCGGTAAAGAAAAAGTCTCGAGTTTAGGGCTCGAGACTTTAGCATCTATTTTACTTTTAATCCGACAATCAGTTCATTGCTGGAGTGTTTTTCGGCAACGGCTGCTGTCTGTTCAATACCGGCTATAATGGTTTGCATGGAAGATTCAATATTTCCCAGAATCGAATTGATTTTCTTAGTTGCTTCCACACTGTCCTCAGCTAATTTTCGCACTTCCTGCGCCACCACTGCGAAGCCCCGGCCTTGTTCGCCGGCACGGGCTGCCTCAATAGCCGCATTCAAGCCTAGCAGGTTGGTCTGTTGGGATACCTTATTGATGAAACCAATAACTTCATGGGTATTGTTAATATGCTTTTTAGCCTCGTTAACGGAATTGGACAATACCTCTACCTTGGAATTAAGTTCTTCATGCATTAGTGCCTGAGATTTCACTAAATGATACAGCATCTTGGTGACAAAATCATCAACAACCTTTACATCTTCCTGTTTATTCTCTTCGATCAACCGGTTTACTTCTTCGTTGCCGGTAATGTTGAGAACAGCATCAATGGCCGATGATTTCAATGCATCTCTCACGTCGTTAAACGTTCGAATCCCCATTTGTTTGGCTAACTGGATTGCCACCGCATCGGTTTTGACATCTACAACTCCTACAATATCCACCTCAGGAACCTTCCGGCAAAGCTCCAGAATCCCGGCGCCACCTCTGCCTCCGCCAACTAACAGAACGTTCATCAAGTATTGCTCCCTTCACTACTAAACTTGCTATTTCCATATTACAATGCCAGAATATACAGACTTCTTTTTTCATAATTATACTACATAAAAATCCCTTCTGCCTATAGGAACAAGTGATATTTAACGAATCCATAAGAATAGATGTGAAAAAAATAAGTTATTGAAAAGAAGTACCAGCCGTTATGGACGGCCGGTACTTCTTTTTTGAGTCATTCTTGATGTAATAAGTAACCATTCTCTGGAGTTAAGGGCAATATCATACAAGAATGCGTTTGCGGCTTGTGATACACTAAGCATCAGAAAATGAATATTGTAGTGACGTTAGCCGGTTTATTTATTGGAGAGAGCACAGGCTTTACAAAAGGAGAGGAGCTGGAAAGTATGAGTGATGCTAATGTGAAGTGTGTCATGATTATAGATTCGGAATTACCCATAGGCATGGTGGCAAATACCGCAGCCATCTTAGGGATTACGTTGGGAAAGCACATCCCTGAACAGGTAGGGGCAGATGTGGTGGATGCTTCCGGCCAAGCTCACTTGGGTATTATTACGGTCCCGGTTACCATGCTGCGCGGTGATAAGACGATCCTGAGAGAGTGCAGGGAGCGTTTGTATGGTCCGGAATTTAGCGACTTGGTTGTTGTCGATTTCTCGGATGTTGCCCAAGGGTGCAATGTCTACAGTGAATATGTTGCGAAAGCAGCAACTGTATCTGAGTCGAACCATACTTATCTGGGGATTGCCTTGTATGGAGACAAGAAGAAGGTCAATAAGCTTACCGGATTTATGCCGCTGCTAAGGTGATGAATAGTATCCAAGCTGTTCAGGGGGCGGTTTTTAACTGTTTTAACAGGCTCGCCATATTTTTACCCAAAGTTTGAAATGTTTGTATACCTTCTTCATCCTTTTGGACATCGCCCGGCTTAAGAGACGACGTCATGCCTCTGTGTATTTGCCTGGGCTAGTAAATCATGGGTCACAAGGTTGACAGAATAGTAGAAAAGCCGTTATCCATTGTCATTTGTTTGTCAGCGATAGCCCACCGGGCAAGATAGTCGATATTTGTATGGTGTTGTATGGTAATACATTTTGAAATATTTTATATAAGAACTTATGGAATGAAATCCTACATTTAAAGCAATATCCGTTACCGACATATCTGTCGTAGTAAGTAATGAGGTACTCACATGAAGGCGGTATTTTAGCAGATATTGATAGGGAGATTCATGGACGAATTTTTGAAAGCAGCGGATACATTCTGTTTTACTGATATGGGCGGCAGCGGCAATATCCTGTATGGATAGTGGCCGACAATAATTAGTATGTATTATTGAGATTAAAGTTCGTATCCGTTCGTAATTTTTTGAAGGTGTCACTTTCTCCATGGCGGGAAGAAGAGAGATGAATTCAAGCCAGATTATGGATAATTGGATAGAAAGACGATATTCGTAATGTGTATATTTGTTAACTTGAAAGTATAGGTTGTCTAATAAATTTAGATGATGAAGGACAGCATGGTGTGTTGGGTCATTTGAACGCAGCAAATAATGTGTAAAGGTAGGATTATTGATGATGGTTTCCACATCATCCTGTTCCATAATGCTGCCGGAAAAGAAAGATAACATTCGCGCTGGAATGATGTAACTGTGATAATGGCAATTTTCTTTTTCTGTGATGTGATGCAGTACGGTACGATTAATAAATATACAGTCATTTTCCTGTAGATCAAATTCTTCATCATATATTTTAACATGGACAATTCCTTTTAAAATATAGACGAATTGTATCTCATCATGCCAATGTAATACTTGAAATCCTTCGTTGAAGGGAGTGCAGGTGCGGTGGTTTACGTTTAAAACCAAGAGTGGGAATTTTGTTGTGTGATAAGGATTATGAGAATAGATGGGTGATTCTGCGGACATTCGATGCCTTCCCTTTAATGGTTCTTTTTTTATATATTTTAGGCTAAATACAATTATTTTTCAATAATATTTGGCTATATAATTATAATTGAAAAAACCAAGGGATGGATAAAACAATGATAATTGATGAAAATGAAATTGAGAAACTAGCGATGGAAAAGTTTCATAAAGGAGACAGCAAAGAAGGACGGCGGATTCAAGAGGAATTTGTATCCGCATTTCGTGAGGAATTCAAATGGAAGGATCATTGCCCGTGCCAAAAGGCGTGCAGATATCATGGAAACTGCAAAGAGTGTGTCGCTATTCATAGAGCCCATCAGGAGCATGTACCAAACTGCATGAGGATTATGATAAACAAAAAAATCAGAGCTTTATCTGAATTAACGGAACATACAATAGCGGATGAAATAGTTCCACCCAAAGAGGTTTTAAGGAAAGAGTATAAAGCAGGATGCGGCATGAATTTTTCTAAGCAGGATTAAAGTATTGTGTCCTACCGCTTGTAAATGTAATAGTCCCTGGATATTCAGGAGCATTGTTTTGAATTTCTCATGGTACCTAAGAATCTTTAGAATCTTTCTGCCGGTCCACATATAGTTCTCCTTCCGGGGTCAGCATGGCCACAGTCACATCGGCCATATTCGTAATTCCTTTATTATTTAACTGAGCGGTTAGCTCTTCCCGCGTTAAGCCGCTTTGGGCCAAACCTTGCTCGATGATTTTTCCGTCGATGATAATTTCTTTGGCAGCTAAATGGCTTGCCGGAGTTGTAGTTTGCTTGAATGCATTGAAGTCTTTGGCCGCCGG includes:
- a CDS encoding helix-turn-helix domain-containing protein, with product MLSREILGQRLKSLRLSNNLTLEQAGTKFKVTKQTVSYWEKGERVPSFDVATALAEYYGVSLDYLAGLSNNPKRNK
- the srlA gene encoding PTS glucitol/sorbitol transporter subunit IIC, with amino-acid sequence MDFLVATGESFIKLINTGGETLVGMITGILPAALIALTIMNTIIALVGQDRIEGLAQRLAGKRILVRYLFLPYLSAFFFSNPTAFLMGRFLPERYKPGYYEAVNCSTMAPLMCFFPHVNPAELYAWLGVADGVMKLGLPIGPLAVSVFFLAMFTTTLKAFVVEKIAHALARKKGLDWDKLEARKLGGAIEEPLL
- a CDS encoding PTS sorbitol transporter subunit IIB, with protein sequence MSQNFILSLSSVIGRVVSTFVQAGRESVKLMLSTVLPFMVFVSAIVGIIMGSGLGQRIADGLAALAGNPWGLLALGMVSAIPVLSPILGPGAVIPQTIGVLVGTLIASGKIPPHLALPALFAIHQPVGADFIPVGLSLTEAEPETAEVGVPAVLYAKFLVAPIEVGAALAVSFFIYQ
- a CDS encoding PTS glucitol/sorbitol transporter subunit IIA, with amino-acid sequence MDIYRTVIGSIGPYALDFLETDVLITFYPQAPDGLKDYCLILTPADLAADIQIGDYLVLGEKRYFITAVGPVASENLRNLGHISLRFDGAITTPWAGSIHLAGGKPRAANVGETLAIEREA
- a CDS encoding transcriptional regulator GutM, giving the protein MNSLSLEALLVYLFILILLQGLLGIYQLKKITRTLGRLQRMGICGCGSARHWTGWRVYYLILADSTGRIRSAYRLKGISLGTAFIPDKKFTFSEISELLADYGQRKKLTLQETAQLRAAEEVHRKLAALPVARAI
- a CDS encoding iron-containing alcohol dehydrogenase, with the protein product MNQEKYPVTYGRNLLTTLTDSKENWLIVTDPVIWEKLKGQVKQDAIQLYFVTTMEKKVMDEEVKTLSGFTQVLGLGGGMAADAAKLWATAHQVPLYQMPTALSVNAFLCYKTAVRYDHVVKYEGDILPKEILIDFDILEQAPRHLNLSGVGDLLSCLTASYDWKINALITKSHAFDQRIYDETQDMLALLAEYMGDIVKNKEPGLRYIVRAYKGIAEHSYRMRHTMWEDGSEHNVFMNLERITGKQFLHGQCVCLGVYFMSAFQDNQHERAVSLIQRSEIDIRPQALQVTIDDIRQALLTLNEFVRAQNIRYSICNAKEVTAEWVEEILAKYQRDFRIS
- a CDS encoding glucosamine-6-phosphate deaminase: MKIIVTDSYEASCREAANQLLSVVKDNPQACLGLATGGTAQGVYPYLVEAYKQQVVSFKEIRTVNLDEYIGLKPDHPQSYRHYMDTYLFDHIDINPLNTYIPSGSQLLQPEITNFSRILEIWPRDVQLLGVGVNGHIGFNEPGEVLQAGVHVATLDAATIQANARFFASEDEVPRTAITMGVGDILQVGKIVLLATGSQKAAVLQKLLTGDDVTTQVPCTLLKLHRDVTVILDKELAWQVGVSS
- a CDS encoding methyl-accepting chemotaxis protein, with product MNVLLVGGGRGGAGILELCRKVPEVDIVGVVDVKTDAVAIQLAKQMGIRTFNDVRDALKSSAIDAVLNITGNEEVNRLIEENKQEDVKVVDDFVTKMLYHLVKSQALMHEELNSKVEVLSNSVNEAKKHINNTHEVIGFINKVSQQTNLLGLNAAIEAARAGEQGRGFAVVAQEVRKLAEDSVEATKKINSILGNIESSMQTIIAGIEQTAAVAEKHSSNELIVGLKVK
- a CDS encoding DUF2000 domain-containing protein codes for the protein MSDANVKCVMIIDSELPIGMVANTAAILGITLGKHIPEQVGADVVDASGQAHLGIITVPVTMLRGDKTILRECRERLYGPEFSDLVVVDFSDVAQGCNVYSEYVAKAATVSESNHTYLGIALYGDKKKVNKLTGFMPLLR
- a CDS encoding helix-turn-helix transcriptional regulator — protein: MSAESPIYSHNPYHTTKFPLLVLNVNHRTCTPFNEGFQVLHWHDEIQFVYILKGIVHVKIYDEEFDLQENDCIFINRTVLHHITEKENCHYHSYIIPARMLSFFSGSIMEQDDVETIINNPTFTHYLLRSNDPTHHAVLHHLNLLDNLYFQVNKYTHYEYRLSIQLSIIWLEFISLLPAMEKVTPSKNYERIRTLISIIHTNYCRPLSIQDIAAAAHISKTECIRCFQKFVHESPYQYLLKYRLHVSTSLLTTTDMSVTDIALNVGFHSISSYIKYFKMYYHTTPYKYRLSCPVGYR
- a CDS encoding LPS biosynthesis protein — its product is MIIDENEIEKLAMEKFHKGDSKEGRRIQEEFVSAFREEFKWKDHCPCQKACRYHGNCKECVAIHRAHQEHVPNCMRIMINKKIRALSELTEHTIADEIVPPKEVLRKEYKAGCGMNFSKQD